Part of the Paenibacillus sp. FSL R7-0273 genome is shown below.
CCCGCTTGTCCAGTCCTTCCGGGACCCTATTCAGCATGCGATCAAGCAGCGCTTCATACGTCTGATCCTCATACACTGTCTATCAGCTCCTTTCTGAGCTCAAAATTGCCGTAATACGTGACTACAGTACAATTGAAGCTCGCCTGATCCCCGTTAAAAGTAATCTCTGCCTGCTCGAGACCGCGGATCCGTTCGTCCTGCAGCAGTGCTTCACTGACAATCCGCAGCAGCTCAGCGCGGACCAGCAATCTGTCCTTGCCCAGTACCAGATTCCACTCTGTCCCGTAATCTGTACTGTAGATCAGAAACTCATAACGTTCCGTCTGCAGCACCTTGATGGCAGCCTGTCTGACGGCTTCCAAGGCATCAACAGTGCCGGTAATACGCTTCAGGCCCCAATCCATCCGGTAGGTAAGACTGGGGCTCATCATACTCTGTCCAGGTGCATTCTCTTCAAGCAACCCCTTGATCG
Proteins encoded:
- a CDS encoding DUF2634 domain-containing protein, coding for MIPAIGRSGPIKGLLEENAPGQSMMSPSLTYRMDWGLKRITGTVDALEAVRQAAIKVLQTERYEFLIYSTDYGTEWNLVLGKDRLLVRAELLRIVSEALLQDERIRGLEQAEITFNGDQASFNCTVVTYYGNFELRKELIDSV